In the Sulfobacillus thermosulfidooxidans DSM 9293 genome, GCACAAGCATTTGATAGATATCCGCGACCATTTGCATTTTGCGTTCAGAGAGTTGAGAACTGTCTTCCCCTGTCCGGTATTTTTCCCGCAGGATAAAAGCGTCTTCCCTGAGTTTAAGGGTTAATAAACGGTTCATGAGCATGGACTGGCTACTATGGAACGTTTCCGGCATGATATATTTGGGCACGACCCCGTATTTCTGAATCAGGTTGACCAACATATCCCATTGGCCACCATCTTGTACCGGAGCTTGGAGCAGCCATGCCATAAGACGGCCATCCGTGGGCTCGTCTAATGTTTCTAAGATATTCTCCAAAAAGTAATTCGCTTTTTCTAATTTATCCCAGAACATCAAATAAGTTTGGGAGATTTCAAATTCTTTAATTTTATTTTGTCGCATTAACGGGATACGTAGGGTGTTTAAGGCAGCAAAAATCCAACAGCGCCCACTTTGACGCTGATGGGTGATGGGCCCAGATGAAATTTCGTGGGAAAAGGTAAAGGGGATCTCAGTGATATGTTGTGTATTGAGGGCGGCCGCTTGAATGCCATGTTGTTGGATGGCATTAGCTACACGCGTGCGTAATGGATTCTTATGATAACGCTCTGAAAAAGTTTCAAGCCACTCACGGGTAATGGTTGGGTGGTGCTCGGTGTCGAGTTTCATAATCGGTGCGCCCTCCTTTGGGGTGAAATGGGAACCTGTTGGTGTCCGAAAGATAAAGAATAACAGGTCCGAGTTGTTGTCGGACCTGTTGTTAACCGCCGTAAAACCAGCCGGTGTCACGCATCATGAGCGGAATAGCGTCAGCTTGCCGGACGCCGGCATCTGTAACCTCCGCCACATAAACCGTGTGATCGCCTCCGGGCACGGTAGCTGTGACTTTTGCTTCAAACCATGCAGGGCATTCGGTTAACAACGGATACTGATAGTCGGGTGAAAATTCGAAGGGATGGCCATTTAATTGACCACCATCGAGCTGGGTGGGACGGAAAAAATCTGAGGCAATATTTTTTTGATCCTGTGCCAGTACACTAATCGCAAATTTTTGGGTTTTTTCAATTAATGTGTGCAAATGGCTATCTTTCTTGACCCCAACCATAATAAGCGGCGGAGTAAATGAGGCTTGAGACAACCAGTTGACAGTGCCTGCAGCTAATTCCTCACCATCCTTCACCGCGAGAATATAAAGACCATAGGTAATCATGCGTAGACTTTTCTTTTTCGCTTCTTGGTCCATGAATCATAACCCCTCCTATAGTGTAGCGGTGATTCATTACCATTCATAGCATATCGAACAAAATTTGGCCATTTTTCTAATACGCAGCGAAGAAAAAGGTTTGGAGGCTAAGACGGTTCA is a window encoding:
- a CDS encoding flavin reductase family protein, which gives rise to MDQEAKKKSLRMITYGLYILAVKDGEELAAGTVNWLSQASFTPPLIMVGVKKDSHLHTLIEKTQKFAISVLAQDQKNIASDFFRPTQLDGGQLNGHPFEFSPDYQYPLLTECPAWFEAKVTATVPGGDHTVYVAEVTDAGVRQADAIPLMMRDTGWFYGG